In Saimiri boliviensis isolate mSaiBol1 chromosome 13, mSaiBol1.pri, whole genome shotgun sequence, the genomic window TAACAGCTTCCTTTTTAGCACTGAAGTCCAGAGAAATTGCTCAAGTTCTTAGCAAACGGGGATAGCTAGCCAACTCTGCCACTGAGCTCATTTGTTCCGCTGTAAAACACAGACAACTTAATACCTATAGGGTTACTGTAAAATTTAAATGGGATAATACATGTTAGAAGCCACTCAGCTATCACTCTGGCAGTGTCCACCCTCACCGGCCTCCACCTCAGGTAAGTACTTACCTCCATGCCTCAATCTTCTAGGTCAGAGAAGGGAGACCATCACTCACTCTGTGAGACTAACTGTGAGAAAGTATGCTCATGGCCATGCCACAGGCACAGCAGGCAGCAGGGATGACTATCCTGTATTCAGCCCCTTTCCTAGCAATATCAAACAGTTAATACATGTGTGCAATTTTCTAAAAGACCTTAAAAACCAGGTTACTTTGGGGGCTAAGTTTTCTTATTTAGTGAGTTAACTGCTGCTTTGTTTAGTgactctaaaaaatataaaactgcacACAACAGTCATCAGACTAAAATGTCTGCTAAAAAAGGGTAACAGcccggtggctcatccctgtaatcccagcactttgggaggatggaAGGTGGCAACATggcttgaggcccagagttttagcccagcctgggcgacacagcagaactccatcactacaaaaaatgtttaaaataaccGGGCATGGTGGGCATGCACCTCAGCTACttacgaggctgaggcaagaggacagcttgagcccaggagtttgagactgcagtgaactatgaccacaccactgcactccagcatgggcaccAGTACAAGATTCCaactacaataaaaaattttacgccaggcgcggtggctcacacctgtaatcccagcactttgggaagacgaggcaggcagatcacctgaggtcaggtgttcaagaccagcctggccaacatggtggagccccatctctacaaaaatacaaaaattagccaggagtggtggtgtgagcctgtaatcccagctactagggaggctgagacagaagaaatcacctgaacccaggaggtggtgattggagtgagctgagatcgtgccattgcactccagcctgggtgacagagtgaaactccgtctcaaaaaacaaaaagagcaacAAAATTCAGAGAAGCTAAAATAGtatgatatatttaaatgtgttttacctGAATAGACTTCAAGTGTATCGTATTTTTAAAGCTGCTGCTATATAGGTAGATTAAATACATAAAGTACACAATTTTTTGTACTTCAAAAACTTTTCTTCTGGAAtttatcactttaaaattttttcacaaCTATTAATCTGTTACTTTTTCATATtccaaaaacaaatttatttttcacatttccaaGAACTCCCACATGTACTTTCTGAAGCTCGGCTTCTATCACATTTTAATCTCTAAGCCTAAAAAATTTgtaaccagccgggcgcggtggctcaagcctgtaataccagcactttgggaggccgaggtgggtggatcacgaggtcaagagatcgagaccatcctggtcaacatagtgaaaccccgtctctactaaaaatacaaaaatctagctggtgtgtgcctgtaatcccagctactcaggaggctgaggcaggagaattgcctgagcccaggaggcggaggttgccgtgagccgagatcgcaccattgcactccagcctgggtaacaagagcgaaactccgtggtcaacatagtgaaaccccgtctctactaaaaatacaaaaaactagctggtgtgtgcctgtaatcccagctactcaggaggctgaggcaggagaattgcctgagcccaggaggcggagattgccgtgagcagagatcgcaccattgcactccagcctgggtaacaagagcgaaactccgtctcaaaaaaaaaaaaaaaaaaaaaaaggccgggcacagtggctcaagcctgtaatcccagcactttgggaggccgaggcgggtggatcatgaggtcgagagatcgagaccatcctggtcaacatggtgaaaccccgtctctactaaaaatacaaaaaattagctgggcatggtggcgcgtgcctgtaatcccagctactcaggaggctgaggcaggagaattgcctgaacccaggaggcggaggttgcggtgagccgagatcgcgccattgcactccagcctgggtaacaagagcagaactccgtctcaaaaaaaaaaaaaaaaaaaaaatttgtaaccaGCAAGTAGCATAACATTAAGGACTCAGCATGAACAGTTCTACCGCAGCTAAAGTGCACCAAGAAAGCAGAACTCTTTTACCAGGGTTCCGACAAGGAGATAGATCCTGCCCTCCCAGGGACCATGTGGCAATGGCATTTTTGGTGGCAACAACTGGGGAGCGGGCAGAGGCACACGCACTACTAGGGTCTAATGACACGGCCCAATATCCTGCATGACAGAATAACCACCCAAGACAAAGAATTACCTGACCCAAAACATCAGCAGTGCTGAGGCTGGGAAACCCTAACATGCACAACACAAGAGTGAGGATTAAACCACATCAGATAgcagctgcctcctcactggCACCTCCTCCACACTGACTCTGAACACAGACACAGGGACGGACACTCGGCAGCACCGACACCCCAGTGACACCTGCTTTGGCACTTTGGGTGCTCTCAGTATAGACTCATCAGGACGCTCTAGTCACATATATTTTGTGACCCAGTAATTAAGCATTTTAGGGTTATGTTCTTATTTTCACACAAATGGTAAGTaatgtttttcagaaaataaatgtatctatTCCCATAGTGAGGTTATTCCTATGATTCataatgttttaacttttaaaagaattaaacagTTCTATTTGCAATGGTATAACAAACTTTAATTCAAAATAGACACTCTGAAAAcaacaggtaaaaaaaaataataaagttcaaCAAGCTCTCTTTGAATTTACAACAGAGTACACCAACAATCACAAACCAGTTTCACAACTGCCTCAAATGTGCACAGTATAGCAATTACATGCaagtattatatttttttaaatccacatcATAGTTTCTGAGAGGCTGTCACATCCTCCAAATATTTCTACCTAAAGTAAAGGGATTCCTCTGCTGTGTATCACCAGAAATAGGACTTACGGTCTAAACTGGCTGGTCTCCATGACTGATTCTGGTGCTTTAAGTCTTTTTCATATCGTGTGGGGGAAAAACGAGGTTTACCATCAATAGGACAGTGACAACAGTGGAGACTGTTTAACAATATGCTATCCCATCCACCCAGACACAGCTTCCTGCCTGAACCGgagaaagaaaagcccatttcCCTACCAAACATGACCTTCAGAAAACGTCGTCAAAGACTTACTGTACCAACCATGGAGACTTAGATCTCAGTCTGCAAACTTCGCCATGTCCCCTGAAAATCTATGCTACAATTTAAGTTAATATCCATACTCAGGGGCGACAATTTTATTCCTGAGTATCATAGTCCTTCCCTTTCACTAGTTTATAAGTAGTTAGGTTAGGAGAAGAGTTTTTGGGtgtattttttcaatgtttattctAAAGGCactaaaaatttattgttttacctCTGGATGGAGAAATGACTCTGCATATCAAAAGAAGGGGAAAATCTACACCGAAAAATAGTTCTGCATCTACAGAataactttatttgtaaaataactcTTGAATTTATGAGCTACATACTAGCATACCAGATGTCAGATTCAGTCtacttttaacaaataaaaacatctgaTTCTCTATGAAttatggttaaaagaaaaaaaaaggcagctatCAGAACAAGCCtaaaaaaatatagaacaaaatTATAATCTATAAGCAAAGATCTGACAAAGAAATCAGCATAAGTTAATGCAATGCAATGCATCCTCAAGGAGCCTTATACATCACAGGGAGTTGTACCCACATCTCTGAACACTCACTGTATCATCTGCTGCTACAGAGAAAGCTGAAGGAGATCGATGCTTCCACTCGCAGTTAAATCAAGTATTCTGAAAAAGGCTAAAATTtccttaaatgaaaaaaattatttatagatttCAATTTCTTATCATATGACACTGACACTACTGGGAAAACAAGGCGtgcataaaatatcaaaaaatttcatttacacgacagaggaaaaaaacctgaaaacaacTGTTACAAATCAAACTGCAGGAAACAATAGACGTGAAATTACTACTAGCTTCTTGGTAACAGGGGTCTCTCCAGCACCTGAAATAACTCTGCAGAGCAGCACAGCAACCACTGAGGTTGACTCACCAACACAGTGAGGAAAACACTGTGAAATTTCAACTGAAGAAAATCTATCTACTActttagttacttttttttttttttacaagttttaTGGTTCATACTCAAAGTTCAATCTGTGTTTAACGTTTTTAAGTTCAGACATATCAAAGCCTAAAAGTACAGAAGGCTTGTGATTTTTTATTGCTTTCATGCAAATGTACcttctttttccaaaaaatgaAGCCACATCAATTTTCCACACCCAAAAGAGTGAGGATAACAGTTCCATTTCCTTTTTACTAGGATATGGTTTCTTATGGAAATAATCTTtaagaaattgtttcttttcttcataagaaCGGCCTTCATATTTTTTAGGATCTAATGCTAAAATCTGAAGAGCCTCGTCCTTGACAATCGGTCCCTCGGTTCTGCTTTCAttcctttgtcttttaaaagGCACAACACTCATCACCTTTTCTGGACCTGGGGCTGCATCAGCATTTAGGATGGGAGGCTGCTCCTCCCTGTGCCTCTGGTCTTCAGCCCCTAAGTGGCCATCAGGCAGTTTTCTCTTAACAGAAAAACTGGAATCATGTATCACTTCACCATTGACTAAAAGCAATTCACTGTTCTGAATAAAATCCGGCTGGACTTGAAGGTCTGAGCTGCTGTCCTTAGGAGCACTTCTGCAGCGCACCAAATGGACAGCGATGGCAGCCAGAGTCATGTTTCCAGTGTAGACCCCACAGCAGTGGATGCACTTGAAGGCGGGAGACTTCAGGACTGTGTGGACTGTGGGCATGATGTGGTGCCTCTCCTTCAAATGCAGCTCATAGGCCTCAGTTGTCACAAAGGGGCCAAAGCAAAAGGGGCAGGTGGACACTCGCTTGCCGGTGCTCCCGGGAGTGCCCTCGGCCTGAGGCCTCACCTTCACATACACAGGCACCAGTGACTTGGAGTGTATCCCGGCCAGGATTGCCAAGTAGACTTCCCGCTCCCCAAGCTTCTCCTTTGGCAATATGGTAATGAAATCAAGGTGGGGAAAGAGCAGGTTGCCATTGGCGTCGACGTCTAACTGAAAACCTCTGTTGCTATAATCCATGGGTAACTTCTTCTTCCCCAGGTGCCTATTCCTGCTGTGCTCTGAAAGACCTTTGATATCATGGAAGGTACATGGACAGAACAAGCACCCCAAGCCATGCATCAGCAAGTGGTGTATAAACTCGTCCTCAGAGACCAAGCATTTACAAGATAGGCATCGCACCGTTTTCTCTCTCATCCACTTTAGAAATGGTGCACACGCTGCCAGTTTTTCAGGCTCAAGTTTCTCACCAGACTTGGACTCGCTGTGCTTATGTGCCACCTCCATGTGAACCTGATAGACATTGGATGGAAAGAGCTCGTTGCAGACAGGGCAGGTCTTCCACTGCTTGGCCTGTTTCAGCACTTGGTTTGTGTCTGCTGCAGACGAGGAAGCCTGAACAAACACACTCTGAGCAGCATTCACCAGCACTGGAGGAGAAGGCATGCTGGGCATGGAATTGGCCATTGGTGCAGCGGTGCCTGACGGCAGGAGCTGGATGGGCATCTGGGGTGGAGCCACAGTTGCAAGGCCTCCGGGGGGAACTGGCAGAGTGACAGACACGGGAGCCAGCGTGTAGGTCGGAATCCCATTCACTTGTTTCCCTGTAGGGATGAGCTGTCTAAGAATAGAGCCTGATGTTAGGAAAGTGGTGTTCTGCGAAGCGCCAGGTCTCACTGGCTGGTTCACAGGGAGAATGTTGGTGCTGACAGTCTGGTTGAGTTGCAGAACCCCAGGCCTCACTGGCTGGCCCACAGGAAGAACTCCCGACATCACAGGCTGACTAAGCTGAAGAACCCCAGAATTCACACCCTGGTTTACAGGCACAACAGCTGAGGAGGAAACTGACTGGTTGGGAGAAAGAAGCCCAGATGGGACCACCTGGCCTGCAGCAAGAACCCTCAATGGGGCTGTCTGGCCAGGGGGAAGAACCCGTGATGGAGCTgtctggccaacagggagaaCCCCTGATTGAACCATCTGGCCAGTAGGAAGAACCCCAGAAGTTGCTGTCTGCCCAGGGATAACCCCTGCAGGAGTCATCTGGCCTGCAGGAAGGACCCCAGACGGGACTGCCCGACTCACAGAAATCACCCCTGGTGAGACAGCCTGCAGGACCCCAGGGGGGACAGAGGGACTCACAGGAAGAACACCAGGCCCAACAGGTCTGTTTATGGGCCCCACAGGCTGGGTGAGGGGTAAAACCCCAGGGCGGACAGTCTGATTTATGGGGAGGACACTAGTTCCAACAGACTTACTGATAGGTCCAACTGGCTGACTCAAGGGCAACACAGGAGGATTCACAGACTGATGAAGTGGGACCccatgagaaagaaagacaggctgaggggctgggggctgcaggGTGAGGCTGTTCTGGCCCACGGGCAGAGGGCTGGAGACCAGAGTCATGTGGGATTGGCCAGCAGCAGGCGGGGAATGAGTGAGGCTTCCAGGGGCACCCTGGGCCACAGTCACTGGCTGCCCGGAGGCTGGGCTTGGACTGTTCTGTGGCAAAGCAAGATGAAAGCAAGGAGGCGGAGCTGGAGTGCTTGGAGCACTGCCATTTGCTGCTGCAGCCAAAGGTGCCGCTGGTTTTGGAGCAATGTGTGTTTGCTTCAAGAGTCCAGTCCTCTTAATATGTTCTGAAATCACAGATCTAAGCTTATTCTCCAAATCTCTGTGTATGTCTGATGTCAAAATGTGATACATTAATGCATCCTGGCTGCTGGCATTGGCGTTGCACTTTTTACAGTAGTATTTGTCAGGTGGTGGGATCTTCTCTATAGAATGCGTATCGTCAGTTTTCGGTTGCTCACCCATTTCCTCAGTTCGCAGGCCAAAGTAGGAGTTAATTAAGTAGTGAAAATGGGCGACCAGCACATGCTTCTTCATGCTGTAGTACAGAGTGTTTGAAAAGTTACATTTTAGACATGTGAAACTTATCACATCACTCCTAGATGACTTAGTTTCACCTAAAATGTTCACTGTGTAGTTCTGGACTTTCCGGACAGGCGCATGGAACATTCTGAAGTGCCTTCCCACAACTTTGGGCTGAGATGCAAATACACAGTTTGGGCAAGGGATCACCAGCTCTTGGTCAATTTCATCTTCATGGTAGCGATGTAAATGATTTTTGAACGAAGTAAGCACCTTTGTAGAGTATTTACAGAGGCCACAACAGTATGGCTTTGTTCGATATCtctgttaaaagaaaagaaagtcttaaGCATAGTTGAATAAACTGTCAGATGCCAACCTTCCACAGTCCCTGAGGATTTGATCACTTTTCTTCTAATGTGCTAGGCATTTAACCTGACTTAGTGTTTCTAACCCAGGGGTTGGCAAGctttttctgtgaagggccagGGACTGAATATGTTAAGACTGCGGGCCATACAGTACAGTCTCTGTGGCAAGTACTCAGCACTGACATTGTTGTACAAAAgtcctcaaaataatttttaattaatgttccaataaaattttatttatagacaccaatttgaatttcatatactTTCCACATGTCACAAAAtagtattgtcatttttttcttaaacatttaaaagcCTAACAACTATTCCTTGCTCATAGGCCACATGGCTCATGGGTTAATTCATACAAATATAGGATTTGGCCTACAACtcgtagtttgctgacccctatTTTAAGTCATCTACTCAAACCACAAATATAATTACTTAGCCCTGAACTTTGAATTATTAATAACAGCATTAATATTTaaagtttcattaattttctacaacaaaaagttattttctccCCCCATCCCATTTCTCTTAATTCCAATGTTCTTTTTGCTCCAAATTCTAAAACCTCTGGAATTTATCTACAACTAACCTAGCTTTCAAACTATTAAACCCATCATTACTATCTTTTTATTGCCCCCATTTCTAGAGAAGGTAGAAGTGAAATGGACAGTGTTTGGCCCATGCAGGTACCCAATAAACTATCTGATAAACAGTAAAGAAAGTCTGACTAAGCCTAAATTCACACTATGGATGACCCCAAGATAAGGGTAGGGCCACAGAATGCAACACTGACcatatggaatttctatttaaGGCACATTTCAGGGAATTTAACAAGTTCAGGGCCTAAAAACAGACATTCATACAACTAGGTGCAAATCTGTTCTAACATCTGGTAAGACTTGCTGGTTTGCAATAACTTGAGAGCACACTGAAGTCTTTGGTCTCATGACAGAGTCTTGAGAACCCAGAGCTGGTGAACCACAAAACACCTGCACCCCAGTTCCACAAACTAGGAAGCTAAGACCTAGCTTCATCTAAGGCCCAAGAGTTGGCTGTGCACCATCACAGTGATCAAGGGTTAATTCTCATCCTTTCCTAAATCTGTGTGCTCATTATCACTCACACACTcccattctactttttttttttttttttttttgacagagtctttactctgtcactcaggctggagtgcagtggcgtgatcttggctcactgcaacctatgcctcccgggttcaagcaattttcctgcctcagcctcccaagtaactgggactacaagcatgggccaccacacctagctaatttttgtatttttagtagaggtggggtttcaccatgttggccaaggctggtcccgaactcctgatctcaagtgatctgcccacctttgcctcccaaagtgctgggattgcaggcatgagccaccacccccggcctctTCAACATTTTGCCATCCTACCTCTTCCCTATTCATGTAGCTTTTCCTCTTGGGTCACAGATCAGAAAAATTATCAAAACACATTACTGTCTTATCAGCAGTTCACAAAATCTTAGGTTCTAATACTTTTGGTAGGATATATAATAAGCCTAGGACAATAGCCACAACACTAGACCTCACAGactaaaataaaaacctatttcACTGATTCTAAGAGACACATTTTTTcgtattttaacatctctgaaatctgGAAGTTCCTTACAACTGATCGTTCATATTGCAACACAGTTTAAGTATCATTTGGTTTTATGAGTGGTTCATTAAAACTGGTGAGTTTTATACTCAATGAAATATAGTACTGAAAAACTGTATGCTCCAAGAAAACTATACTCAGTGAAAGAACTGGCAGAAATTATTGAAACGGCATGTTAATATCTGTCAGTGTTGAATAACTGTTTGGGTTAGGCAGATATTTCTTAAACGTGACACCAAAAACATGGtctacaaaagaataaatgataaattgtatttcatgaaaataaaaaagtttctcCTCTTTGAAAGACAGTATTGCAAACCACCTGTCTAATAAAGGATTTATCTCTATCATATTTGTTGTAGGCATGCTCAAATCTCAGTATAAAAACAAGCTAGAAAACAAAAGacccaaaatttttttaaatgggcaaaaaatttgaaCATTTT contains:
- the ADNP2 gene encoding activity-dependent neuroprotector homeobox protein 2 isoform X2 → MFQIPVENLDNIRKVRKKVKGILVDIGLDSCKQLLKDLKGFDPGEKYFYNTSWGDVSLWEPSGKKVRYRTKPYCCGLCKYSTKVLTSFKNHLHRYHEDEIDQELVIPCPNCVFASQPKVVGRHFRMFHAPVRKVQNYTVNILGETKSSRSDVISFTCLKCNFSNTLYYSMKKHVLVAHFHYLINSYFGLRTEEMGEQPKTDDTHSIEKIPPPDKYYCKKCNANASSQDALMYHILTSDIHRDLENKLRSVISEHIKRTGLLKQTHIAPKPAAPLAAAANGSAPSTPAPPPCFHLALPQNSPSPASGQPVTVAQGAPGSLTHSPPAAGQSHMTLVSSPLPVGQNSLTLQPPAPQPVFLSHGVPLHQSVNPPVLPLSQPVGPISKSVGTSVLPINQTVRPGVLPLTQPVGPINRPVGPGVLPVSPSVPPGVLQAVSPGVISVSRAVPSGVLPAGQMTPAGVIPGQTATSGVLPTGQMVQSGVLPVGQTAPSRVLPPGQTAPLRVLAAGQVVPSGLLSPNQSVSSSAVVPVNQGVNSGVLQLSQPVMSGVLPVGQPVRPGVLQLNQTVSTNILPVNQPVRPGASQNTTFLTSGSILRQLIPTGKQVNGIPTYTLAPVSVTLPVPPGGLATVAPPQMPIQLLPSGTAAPMANSMPSMPSPPVLVNAAQSVFVQASSSAADTNQVLKQAKQWKTCPVCNELFPSNVYQVHMEVAHKHSESKSGEKLEPEKLAACAPFLKWMREKTVRCLSCKCLVSEDEFIHHLLMHGLGCLFCPCTFHDIKGLSEHSRNRHLGKKKLPMDYSNRGFQLDVDANGNLLFPHLDFITILPKEKLGEREVYLAILAGIHSKSLVPVYVKVRPQAEGTPGSTGKRVSTCPFCFGPFVTTEAYELHLKERHHIMPTVHTVLKSPAFKCIHCCGVYTGNMTLAAIAVHLVRCRSAPKDSSSDLQVQPDFIQNSELLLVNGEVIHDSSFSVKRKLPDGHLGAEDQRHREEQPPILNADAAPGPEKVMSVVPFKRQRNESRTEGPIVKDEALQILALDPKKYEGRSYEEKKQFLKDYFHKKPYPSKKEMELLSSLFWVWKIDVASFFGKRRYICMKAIKNHKPSVLLGFDMSELKNVKHRLNFEYEP
- the ADNP2 gene encoding activity-dependent neuroprotector homeobox protein 2 isoform X3, which produces MAPTSALLLRYRTKPYCCGLCKYSTKVLTSFKNHLHRYHEDEIDQELVIPCPNCVFASQPKVVGRHFRMFHAPVRKVQNYTVNILGETKSSRSDVISFTCLKCNFSNTLYYSMKKHVLVAHFHYLINSYFGLRTEEMGEQPKTDDTHSIEKIPPPDKYYCKKCNANASSQDALMYHILTSDIHRDLENKLRSVISEHIKRTGLLKQTHIAPKPAAPLAAAANGSAPSTPAPPPCFHLALPQNSPSPASGQPVTVAQGAPGSLTHSPPAAGQSHMTLVSSPLPVGQNSLTLQPPAPQPVFLSHGVPLHQSVNPPVLPLSQPVGPISKSVGTSVLPINQTVRPGVLPLTQPVGPINRPVGPGVLPVSPSVPPGVLQAVSPGVISVSRAVPSGVLPAGQMTPAGVIPGQTATSGVLPTGQMVQSGVLPVGQTAPSRVLPPGQTAPLRVLAAGQVVPSGLLSPNQSVSSSAVVPVNQGVNSGVLQLSQPVMSGVLPVGQPVRPGVLQLNQTVSTNILPVNQPVRPGASQNTTFLTSGSILRQLIPTGKQVNGIPTYTLAPVSVTLPVPPGGLATVAPPQMPIQLLPSGTAAPMANSMPSMPSPPVLVNAAQSVFVQASSSAADTNQVLKQAKQWKTCPVCNELFPSNVYQVHMEVAHKHSESKSGEKLEPEKLAACAPFLKWMREKTVRCLSCKCLVSEDEFIHHLLMHGLGCLFCPCTFHDIKGLSEHSRNRHLGKKKLPMDYSNRGFQLDVDANGNLLFPHLDFITILPKEKLGEREVYLAILAGIHSKSLVPVYVKVRPQAEGTPGSTGKRVSTCPFCFGPFVTTEAYELHLKERHHIMPTVHTVLKSPAFKCIHCCGVYTGNMTLAAIAVHLVRCRSAPKDSSSDLQVQPDFIQNSELLLVNGEVIHDSSFSVKRKLPDGHLGAEDQRHREEQPPILNADAAPGPEKVMSVVPFKRQRNESRTEGPIVKDEALQILALDPKKYEGRSYEEKKQFLKDYFHKKPYPSKKEMELLSSLFWVWKIDVASFFGKRRYICMKAIKNHKPSVLLGFDMSELKNVKHRLNFEYEP
- the ADNP2 gene encoding activity-dependent neuroprotector homeobox protein 2 isoform X1, which gives rise to MLMVAMDHLHMVSLWASWHFLQTWYLDSEHDHPERKISKMFQIPVENLDNIRKVRKKVKGILVDIGLDSCKQLLKDLKGFDPGEKYFYNTSWGDVSLWEPSGKKVRYRTKPYCCGLCKYSTKVLTSFKNHLHRYHEDEIDQELVIPCPNCVFASQPKVVGRHFRMFHAPVRKVQNYTVNILGETKSSRSDVISFTCLKCNFSNTLYYSMKKHVLVAHFHYLINSYFGLRTEEMGEQPKTDDTHSIEKIPPPDKYYCKKCNANASSQDALMYHILTSDIHRDLENKLRSVISEHIKRTGLLKQTHIAPKPAAPLAAAANGSAPSTPAPPPCFHLALPQNSPSPASGQPVTVAQGAPGSLTHSPPAAGQSHMTLVSSPLPVGQNSLTLQPPAPQPVFLSHGVPLHQSVNPPVLPLSQPVGPISKSVGTSVLPINQTVRPGVLPLTQPVGPINRPVGPGVLPVSPSVPPGVLQAVSPGVISVSRAVPSGVLPAGQMTPAGVIPGQTATSGVLPTGQMVQSGVLPVGQTAPSRVLPPGQTAPLRVLAAGQVVPSGLLSPNQSVSSSAVVPVNQGVNSGVLQLSQPVMSGVLPVGQPVRPGVLQLNQTVSTNILPVNQPVRPGASQNTTFLTSGSILRQLIPTGKQVNGIPTYTLAPVSVTLPVPPGGLATVAPPQMPIQLLPSGTAAPMANSMPSMPSPPVLVNAAQSVFVQASSSAADTNQVLKQAKQWKTCPVCNELFPSNVYQVHMEVAHKHSESKSGEKLEPEKLAACAPFLKWMREKTVRCLSCKCLVSEDEFIHHLLMHGLGCLFCPCTFHDIKGLSEHSRNRHLGKKKLPMDYSNRGFQLDVDANGNLLFPHLDFITILPKEKLGEREVYLAILAGIHSKSLVPVYVKVRPQAEGTPGSTGKRVSTCPFCFGPFVTTEAYELHLKERHHIMPTVHTVLKSPAFKCIHCCGVYTGNMTLAAIAVHLVRCRSAPKDSSSDLQVQPDFIQNSELLLVNGEVIHDSSFSVKRKLPDGHLGAEDQRHREEQPPILNADAAPGPEKVMSVVPFKRQRNESRTEGPIVKDEALQILALDPKKYEGRSYEEKKQFLKDYFHKKPYPSKKEMELLSSLFWVWKIDVASFFGKRRYICMKAIKNHKPSVLLGFDMSELKNVKHRLNFEYEP